One genomic segment of Amycolatopsis granulosa includes these proteins:
- a CDS encoding glycosyltransferase: protein MGSPGSVSGEVRVIYEQYHRYALAARYAFGRRVLDLTGGAGQGSVLLAASAAELVRPGDPGTGEFGTGQFGVITCFDLPERAAEPDELMSVVRERLAPGGLFFAATPDALAGARSGGFTEPAFRALLAGSFRHVTVLRQNIAVGSVLTGDREHGPVLSQQLRRAGTWSAGPGVPHTHLVGIASDEPVEPPAAATLLDPDETLLTAVADGAAEPLRTEIERLASGHDDVRPVRRLIGRYRPHRRATEDPVAVSTSDEPLVTIVIPVHGRWSYTRRCLRSIEDSGARVPFEVVVVDDASPDDSAAQLAACPGVRLVRTPENTGFGGAVNLGAAHARGELLVLLNNDTEVRPGWLDALTGVVRGDESVGLAGAKLVYPDGRLQECGGIVFADGSAANYGHGDDPDDPRYQGVRDVDYCSGAAILVRRDLWERLGGFDERYSPAYYEDTDLAFAVRDAGYRVVVVPDAVVVHHEGVSHGTDITQGIKRFQEVNRAVFAEKWAAALAEQTDPGTTLWVARQRTPGRAPREAEFVLVADVVVPAPDRDSGSVRMRALLDELVALGHRVVFCPMHDAPRQPYLDQLRRAGVTVLPDPATREQFLHEAGGRIRLALLSRPTVAWHLADRLRICAPRARIVFDTVDLHFVRLAREAELVERLGGAPETSAMLHHRARLYRELELGLVRACDRTLVVSEAERDLLAELAPGAPVDVLSNVHSPGPPASPAGRPGVLFVGSFEHAPNRDGAHWLAGEIWPLVRRERPDAVLDLVGHDPTDQLRALDGHGVRFRGWVPDLAALYGTARLSVAPLRFGAGVKGKVGESLAAGVPVVGTTLAFEGMRLRHGAEVLVGDKAEEIAAGILSLLTDDGLWLRLSRAGQDAVAAQFGPEAARATLTGLLG from the coding sequence ATGGGTTCCCCGGGGAGCGTGTCCGGCGAGGTCCGGGTGATCTACGAGCAGTACCACCGCTACGCCCTCGCCGCCCGCTACGCGTTCGGGCGCCGCGTGCTCGACCTCACCGGCGGTGCCGGGCAGGGCAGCGTGTTGCTGGCGGCCAGCGCCGCCGAGCTGGTGCGGCCAGGCGACCCGGGCACCGGGGAGTTCGGTACCGGGCAGTTCGGCGTGATCACCTGTTTCGACCTGCCCGAGCGGGCCGCGGAGCCGGACGAGCTGATGAGCGTGGTGCGCGAGCGGCTCGCGCCCGGCGGCCTCTTCTTCGCCGCCACCCCCGACGCACTGGCCGGCGCGCGCTCCGGCGGGTTCACCGAGCCCGCGTTCCGCGCGCTGCTCGCCGGCTCGTTCCGGCACGTGACGGTCCTGCGGCAGAACATCGCGGTCGGCTCGGTGCTGACCGGCGATCGCGAGCACGGACCGGTGCTGTCGCAGCAGCTGCGCCGCGCGGGCACCTGGTCGGCCGGTCCGGGCGTGCCGCACACCCACCTGGTCGGGATCGCCTCCGACGAGCCGGTGGAGCCGCCGGCGGCGGCCACGCTGCTCGACCCGGACGAAACGCTGCTCACGGCCGTCGCCGACGGCGCCGCGGAGCCGCTGCGCACCGAGATCGAGCGGCTGGCCTCCGGCCACGACGACGTGCGGCCGGTGCGGCGGCTGATCGGGCGGTACCGGCCGCACCGCCGCGCCACCGAAGACCCGGTCGCGGTGAGCACGAGCGACGAACCGCTGGTCACCATCGTGATCCCGGTGCACGGTCGGTGGAGCTACACGCGCCGCTGCCTCCGGTCGATCGAGGACAGCGGTGCGCGGGTGCCGTTCGAGGTGGTGGTGGTCGACGACGCCTCGCCCGACGACTCGGCCGCGCAGCTCGCGGCGTGCCCGGGCGTGCGGCTGGTGCGCACCCCGGAGAACACCGGGTTCGGCGGGGCCGTCAACCTCGGCGCCGCGCACGCCCGCGGCGAGCTGCTGGTGCTGCTCAACAACGACACCGAGGTCCGGCCCGGCTGGCTGGACGCGCTCACCGGCGTCGTCCGCGGCGACGAGTCGGTCGGCCTCGCCGGGGCGAAGCTGGTGTACCCGGACGGCCGGCTGCAGGAGTGCGGCGGCATCGTCTTCGCCGACGGCAGCGCGGCGAACTACGGGCACGGCGACGACCCGGACGACCCGCGCTACCAGGGCGTGCGTGACGTCGACTACTGCTCCGGCGCGGCCATCCTGGTGCGGCGCGACCTGTGGGAGCGGCTCGGCGGGTTCGACGAGCGCTACTCCCCCGCCTACTACGAGGACACCGACCTCGCGTTCGCGGTCCGTGACGCGGGCTACCGCGTCGTGGTGGTTCCGGACGCGGTCGTCGTCCACCACGAGGGTGTTTCGCACGGAACCGACATCACCCAGGGCATCAAGCGGTTCCAGGAGGTCAACCGCGCGGTGTTCGCGGAGAAGTGGGCGGCCGCCCTCGCCGAACAGACCGACCCGGGCACCACGCTGTGGGTGGCGCGGCAGCGGACGCCGGGCCGTGCGCCGCGGGAGGCCGAGTTCGTCCTCGTCGCCGATGTCGTGGTGCCGGCGCCGGACCGCGACTCGGGCTCGGTGCGGATGCGCGCCCTGCTGGACGAACTGGTCGCGCTCGGGCACCGGGTGGTGTTCTGCCCGATGCACGACGCGCCCCGGCAGCCCTACCTCGACCAGCTGCGGCGCGCGGGCGTCACCGTCCTGCCCGATCCGGCCACCCGGGAACAGTTCCTGCACGAGGCGGGCGGCCGGATCCGGCTGGCGCTGCTGTCCCGGCCCACCGTGGCGTGGCACCTGGCGGACCGGCTGCGGATCTGCGCACCCCGGGCGCGGATCGTGTTCGACACCGTCGACCTGCACTTCGTGCGGCTGGCGCGGGAGGCCGAGCTGGTGGAACGGCTCGGCGGCGCGCCGGAGACCTCCGCGATGCTGCACCACCGCGCCCGGCTGTACCGCGAGCTGGAGCTCGGGCTGGTGCGGGCCTGCGACCGCACGCTCGTGGTGTCGGAGGCGGAACGGGACCTGCTGGCCGAGCTGGCGCCCGGCGCGCCGGTCGATGTGCTGTCCAATGTGCACAGTCCAGGGCCACCGGCGAGCCCGGCGGGGCGGCCGGGTGTGCTGTTCGTCGGCAGCTTCGAGCACGCGCCCAACCGGGACGGGGCCCACTGGCTGGCCGGGGAGATCTGGCCGCTGGTGCGCCGCGAACGGCCGGACGCGGTCCTGGACCTCGTCGGGCACGATCCGACGGACCAGCTGCGCGCGCTCGACGGGCACGGCGTCCGGTTCCGCGGATGGGTGCCCGATCTCGCCGCGCTGTACGGGACCGCGCGGTTGTCGGTGGCGCCGCTGCGGTTCGGCGCCGGTGTGAAGGGCAAGGTCGGCGAGAGCCTCGCCGCCGGGGTGCCGGTGGTCGGCACGACGCTGGCGTTCGAGGGCATGCGGTTGCGGCACGGGGCCGAGGTGCTGGTGGGCGACAAGGCCGAGGAGATCGCCGCGGGAATCCTGTCGCTGCTCACCGATGACGGGTTGTGGCTGCGGTTGTCCCGCGCCGGGCAGGACGCGGTGGCCGCGCAGTTCGGCCCCGAAGCCGCCCGTGCCACGCTGACCGGGCTGCTGGGCTGA
- a CDS encoding acyltransferase, producing the protein MVAVGNAAERTQEIRPARYAGAETGFAWLRLIGASMVVIEHSFPLVNPERLWMLPQSWQISPGYFALMGFFAMSGFQITDSWTRDASWWRYTVKRVLRIWPPLLVVVMVTAFVIGPLVTVVDQAEYWRDPATWGYVVHNAAMYPLQHLLPGVFANNPYPWSANGSLWTLPMETTGYALVLVAGLTGLLGRARAGLFAVLAGIVVLDGFLGATYAFQGRGGSFLSMPVGATVAFGVAFVTGMVLHRFAGTIPLSRGAAYAGVALYLVVNFVPVLHPCARTVLPFAAGYGAVVWAHHWPRRLARYDKWVYGSYGMYIWAMPVQQLIVFAGVGETGDPYLLMALALPLAYACGLLSWLVVEVPTQRLRVFLRPRPAASRPAVSRAGRP; encoded by the coding sequence GTGGTCGCGGTCGGCAACGCGGCGGAGCGCACCCAGGAGATCCGGCCCGCCCGCTACGCCGGGGCGGAGACCGGGTTCGCCTGGCTGCGGCTCATCGGGGCGAGCATGGTGGTGATCGAGCACTCGTTCCCGCTGGTGAACCCGGAGCGGCTGTGGATGCTGCCGCAGAGCTGGCAGATCTCGCCCGGCTACTTCGCGCTCATGGGCTTCTTCGCGATGAGCGGGTTCCAGATCACCGACAGCTGGACGCGGGACGCGTCGTGGTGGCGCTACACCGTCAAGCGGGTGCTGCGCATCTGGCCGCCGCTGCTGGTGGTCGTCATGGTCACCGCGTTCGTGATCGGCCCGCTGGTCACGGTGGTGGATCAGGCGGAGTACTGGCGGGACCCGGCGACCTGGGGCTACGTGGTGCACAACGCGGCGATGTACCCGTTGCAGCACCTGCTGCCCGGCGTGTTCGCGAACAACCCCTACCCCTGGTCGGCGAACGGCTCACTGTGGACACTGCCGATGGAGACCACCGGGTACGCCCTGGTCCTCGTCGCGGGACTGACCGGACTGCTCGGGCGCGCCCGCGCGGGCCTGTTCGCGGTGCTCGCCGGCATCGTGGTGCTCGACGGTTTCCTCGGCGCCACCTACGCGTTCCAGGGCCGCGGTGGCTCGTTCCTGTCGATGCCGGTCGGCGCGACGGTCGCGTTCGGGGTGGCGTTCGTGACCGGGATGGTGCTGCACCGCTTCGCCGGCACGATCCCGTTGTCCCGCGGCGCCGCGTACGCGGGCGTCGCCCTGTACCTGGTGGTCAACTTCGTGCCGGTGCTGCACCCGTGCGCGCGGACCGTCCTGCCGTTCGCCGCGGGATACGGCGCGGTCGTGTGGGCGCACCACTGGCCGCGGCGGCTGGCGCGGTACGACAAGTGGGTCTACGGCAGCTACGGGATGTACATCTGGGCGATGCCGGTTCAGCAACTGATCGTGTTCGCCGGGGTCGGTGAGACCGGTGACCCCTACCTGCTGATGGCGCTCGCGTTGCCGCTCGCCTACGCGTGCGGGTTGCTGTCCTGGCTGGTGGTCGAGGTGCCGACGCAGCGCTTGCGGGTCTTCCTCCGACCGCGGCCGGCAGCTTCCCGCCCGGCGGTGAGCCGGGCCGGCCGCCCATAG
- a CDS encoding hemerythrin domain-containing protein: MPTDNKDVIALLEDQHQEIRRLFGEVERAKGDERRDAFRELVHLLSVHETAEEELVHPEVRRQEGGEQIVEARLGEEHRAKELLSTLDDMGPDAEGFDTLLIQLRDDVLAHAEHEERAEFPLLRRYCDASRLAAMADTVRAAEAVAPTRPHPGAESAAKNMLLGPPAALMDRARDAIRSILKR, translated from the coding sequence GTGCCGACGGACAACAAGGACGTCATCGCGTTGCTGGAGGACCAGCACCAGGAGATCCGCCGACTGTTCGGCGAGGTCGAACGGGCCAAGGGCGACGAACGCCGGGACGCGTTCCGCGAGCTGGTGCACCTGCTGTCGGTGCACGAAACGGCCGAGGAAGAACTGGTCCACCCCGAGGTGCGCCGCCAGGAGGGCGGTGAGCAGATCGTCGAGGCACGGCTCGGCGAGGAGCACCGCGCCAAGGAACTGCTGTCCACGTTGGACGACATGGGGCCGGACGCGGAGGGCTTCGACACGTTGCTCATCCAGCTCCGGGACGACGTGCTGGCGCACGCCGAACACGAGGAGCGGGCCGAATTCCCGCTGCTGCGCCGGTACTGCGACGCCTCGCGGCTCGCGGCGATGGCCGACACCGTGCGGGCCGCCGAGGCCGTGGCCCCGACCCGCCCGCACCCCGGTGCGGAAAGCGCTGCGAAGAACATGCTGCTCGGCCCGCCCGCCGCGCTCATGGACCGGGCACGCGACGCCATCCGGAGCATCCTGAAGCGGTGA